The following are encoded together in the Salvia hispanica cultivar TCC Black 2014 chromosome 6, UniMelb_Shisp_WGS_1.0, whole genome shotgun sequence genome:
- the LOC125191924 gene encoding probable aspartic proteinase GIP2 translates to MASLLCSTLFLSLIISTVAAQNSLILPIRKDPKTSQHITTFRMGSNRAAINAVVDLGGPFLWFSCNDYSSATYAPIPCGSAKCEAAKGIGCVSCNLPPRPGCTNDTCGASPYNPFQDVLVTEGYALDTFYPKSGAALPDFSFSCMDKEYLAGLAAGATGMLGLAKTQISLHKQASAKLKLADTFSLCLPSSGAGKLAIGIKPKSVKSTPLIVNPVSTYPIYTTGDASDEYFIEVKAIAVAGARLNLKDSYFSIDKNGVGGTKISTLQNFTAVHNSIYKPLARAFAKAASDMRIKSAAAVAPFRACFRSDSIARTAAGPAVPEIELVLGGKDATTWTIRGANVVVEIDEKTTCLGFVDGGSSPRTSVVIGAHQLEENLVEFDLVSSRLRFSENLLLMNTSCSKI, encoded by the coding sequence ATGGCCTCTCTCCTTTGTTCCACTCTCTTCCTCTCACTCATCATCTCCACCGTGGCCGCCCAAAACAGCCTCATTCTCCCCATCCGCAAAGACCCCAAAACCTCCCAACACATCACCACATTCCGAATGGGGAGCAACCGCGCCGCCATCAACGCCGTCGTCGACCTCGGCGGCCCCTTCCTCTGGTTCTCCTGCAATGACTACTCTTCCGCCACCTACGCTCCCATCCCCTGCGGCTCCGCCAAATGCGAAGCCGCCAAGGGCATCGGCTGCGTCAGCTGCAACCTCCCCCCGCGCCCCGGCTGCACCAACGACACCTGCGGCGCTTCCCCTTACAACCCTTTCCAAGACGTTCTCGTCACCGAAGGCTACGCTCTTGACACTTTCTACCCAAAAAGCGGCGCCGCGCTGCCGGATTTTTCCTTCTCCTGTATGGATAAGGAATACCTCGCCGGCCTCGCCGCCGGCGCCACCGGCATGCTAGGCCTAGCTAAAACTCAAATCTCTCTCCATAAACAAGCTTCGGCGAAGCTTAAACTGGCGGacactttctctctctgccTCCCTTCCTCCGGCGCCGGGAAATTGGCAATTGGAATTAAACCTAAATCGGTTAAATCGACGCCGTTGATTGTCAATCCGGTTAGTACTTATCCGATCTACACGACCGGGGACGCATCGGATGAGTATTTCATAGAGGTGAAAGCGATCGCCGTCGCCGGAGCTCGTCTCAATTTGAAGGATTCCTACTTCTCCATTGACAAAAACGGAGTCGGCGGCACCAAAATCAGCACGTTGCAGAATTTCACGGCGGTGCATAACTCGATTTACAAGCCGCTGGCGAGGGCGTTTGCGAAGGCGGCGTCGGATATGAGGATCAAGAgcgcggcggcggtggcgccGTTCAGGGCGTGCTTCAGATCGGATTCGATCGCGAGGACGGCGGCGGGGCCGGCGGTGCCGGAGATTGAATTGGTTTTGGGGGGGAAGGATGCGACGACGTGGACGATTAGGGGGGCGAATGTGGTGGTGGAGATTGATGAGAAGACGACGTGCCTTGGATTCGTGGACGGGGGATCGAGTCCGAGGACGTCGGTGGTGATCGGAGCGCATCAGTTGGAGGAGAATTTGGTGGAGTTTGATCTGGTTTCGTCGCGCCTTCGTTTCAGTGAAAATCTTTTGCTGATGAACACCTCCTGTTCTAAGATTTGA